In Holophagales bacterium, one DNA window encodes the following:
- the udk gene encoding uridine kinase, whose amino-acid sequence MNRPVALGVAGGTGSGKTTVARAILTAVGADRIAFLAQDSYYRDVEWHSDDELRAHNFDHPDALDTDLLVSHIAALKAGELVEAPVYDFVHHRRTDRTVRVEPRPVILVEGILLFAERSIRELLDFRVFVDTDADVRLLRRLRRDMAERGRSALDVLRQYESTVRPMHLEFVEPSKRFADVIVPEGGENRVALEMVAARIDQLLDLAARRAAAGRAS is encoded by the coding sequence GTGAACCGCCCCGTCGCCCTCGGAGTGGCCGGTGGAACCGGCTCCGGCAAGACCACCGTCGCGCGCGCGATTCTGACCGCCGTCGGCGCCGACCGCATCGCCTTCCTCGCGCAGGACAGCTACTACCGCGACGTCGAATGGCACTCCGACGACGAGCTGCGGGCGCACAACTTCGACCATCCCGATGCGCTCGACACCGACCTGCTGGTCTCGCACATCGCGGCGTTGAAGGCCGGGGAGCTCGTCGAGGCCCCGGTCTACGATTTCGTCCACCACCGGCGGACCGATCGGACGGTCCGGGTCGAGCCGCGGCCGGTCATCCTCGTCGAAGGGATCCTGCTCTTTGCCGAGCGTTCGATCCGCGAGCTGCTCGACTTCCGCGTCTTCGTCGACACGGACGCCGATGTCCGCTTGTTGCGCCGCCTCCGCCGCGACATGGCCGAACGCGGGCGCTCGGCGCTCGACGTGCTGCGCCAGTACGAGTCGACCGTGCGCCCGATGCATCTCGAGTTCGTCGAGCCGTCGAAGCGGTTCGCCGACGTGATCGTGCCGGAAGGGGGCGAGAACCGCGTCGCCCTCGAGATGGTGGCGGCACGCATCGACCAGCTC